In Lonchura striata isolate bLonStr1 chromosome 3, bLonStr1.mat, whole genome shotgun sequence, the sequence tgacatggaaacacaggatgtggcagctgtgtttcttgggggtctgtggcacgggagggactcctctctccctcgatggactgagtattgttTGTCTGGAGAGTGGAAACCTGATtcgggtccagattgtgtctcactgtggtttgttggagttgggtggtgggaggaggaatgctttgcaaggttttcattttgatctttgtgtgtgtgatttttttcctttcttttttttccttttatagtagtagcttaataaagtttttttttctgttattaagcttggacctgctttgctctgttctcgattgcatttcacagcattcaattgagagattgcattttcatgggggcactggcattgtgccagtgtcaaaccatgacgcACTTAATTCATCTTGACTCAGCccagtgatttttttaactttataaTAATATTACAATGCTACTTTGTCTTCTAGTGGAGTTTGGCAAAACTTACTCCTTATTgtcttgaaaggaaaaagatgCCTGTGTATCTTAATATGAAGGGACATGGTCAGAGTCATTAGAGGCAAAATTGAGATGGGTGCTATTTTTAGTCACAGAAGTCAATACACATGCTATCACATGCCATCACACCAAAACATTGTAACCTAAAACAGGCCTTGTCATATTAGACTGGGAACTGTAATTTACAACGTTTTGTGGTCAGGTTTTCTTCCAGTAACCAGTGTAACTCTTGCCTCATGTGGCTGTCACACAGGAGTTGCTATTTACAGCTGTATGGCCAAGGGGAAGTGTTCACTGTGCTTTCAGGGTCTCGttccttttccctcctgtttCCCTGGGGCATAGCCATGGATCTGTAATCCCTGGTGCAGGCACACATTTGCCTGCTGGTGCTTTGGAAGGGCTGAATGGACCACAGCCTGTCATTGAGGCCATGAGGGCTGCATGCgattccagctccagcctctcTGCAGCTATCCTGCTGTGGTGGGATGAGAACTGGAGGCACAGGAGTAGCAGGGCTGGTGGAGCACAGCAACGGGAAGGGCCTGGTCATGGAGCATGGCAGCCACTGCCCCTGTGAGCCTTCAGACATTGCCAGTGTGAGCCTTCAGCCACTGCcaatgcagcccttcagccACTGCCAGTGCAGACCCTTCCCTCACTCCTTgccatggtgctgctgcttccttcaCAACTCTCACCATGGTGCCCATTCTCCTTTGACACCCCTCACCTAGGCGCTGGTCCCTCCCTCACACCCCTCAGCATGGCGCTGGTCCTTCCCTCAGTGGGGAGGCACATTCCTTGCCTGAGGAGGCTGCGCAGCACTGTTGGGGAAGCCACAGTGCCTGTGCCTCAGCAGGTATGCCAAAGGGTCTATCAGTAGCTGCAGTCAGCTGGGGTGGTGATCAACCTCAGCTGATGGGAACAGCTTCCTGGGCCCAgcaggatgtggcagcagctgcagagcttgCTGTGGATCTGCTGGTGGGTCACTCAGCGTCCAGCCAGGAGCCGGCGAGGAGGAGGCCATGTCTAGTTAGACAGCCAGGTGGGTCAGAGTGGCGCAGACCTGTCTCTGGCTCACCACTGCTTTCCCTCTTAACTGCTGCACAAGGATCCAGTGGCATTTGGGAAAGGAGTACCTGCTAGCTTTGACTTGTGAGAGAAACTAAGGGTTACGAAGTTCAAAGGCTGGGCAGGAGGACAGTGCCAAAATACACCTGAGCTTAATGCCATTGCCATGACCCCTGGCTTGCTTTACTCTGTCCCCTGCCTCAGATGATGTGCTGTTTTCAACTGTGGTTTTGTGTATAACatgctattttaaaatcttttctccACAGTTTATTTATGATGAAAGAGTTTCCTGGTAAGTGaatcccttttattttcatttttttctggttataCCACAAAAGCTGCCATAATTAGTGTTTATGTGAAGGAGAAAGCTAAAaagctctgcagggcagcttTTTCTGCTGTGTGAGAAACATCAGCACAAGGCAGGCTAGAGTAACTAATTTTTTGTGCTAGAGAAGAAAGCCCAGGAGAATCAGACTGTTCCTAGTACAGTGACAGTAGTCAGTGTCCTCTGTATGCAGTCTTGGGATGACAGTGTGACCAGCAGATGCGGATGTGCAAGAAGGAGCCACCCAAGCAGACATAAATAAGTGTTTAGTTGGATTTTTCATAATTTAGTGAATGAcaagttaaaataattaaaaaaaatatccctaTTAATGTGTTAAAGTGCAGTGCAGTAGGTATGGTAGTCTAGGAGGGCTGCAGATACTTTTCAGTTGCTTTGGTCTCATGGTTTTGTTTCTGGCACATACCAGAGGTGATGTGGTGACATCTGGAGGCGACAGTGGAGGTGACAGCGTTGGCTTTGGTGTCACTCCCAGCTGGTGTAATTTGGATTACAAGCACTAGGGAGCGACAAGCTGCTTGGGCTGGTGTTTTCCTCTTGCCCATTTCAGAGGCAGGTTTCAAACATCCATTCTTGGCAATGGCCTGGTTTTCTTCTTtgactttttttgtgtgtgtgtgtttttttttttttaactgaaattcaCTTGAAGGCCAGTTGTATTTAGCTGtggtattaaaaaaaccaaaaaaccaaacacatacAGAAGCTGAGTTTTGAATCTTCAGAAACAAAGAATGAGACAGTGATATAATTAGTGCAATATCTCAAGATCCTTGTGGAGAAAATGTTCCATGAGTTTAGCATACAGTAGTTTGATAATGGATGATTTCCACAAGGACTAGCAGTTTGCCATGGGGAACTAAGCAGAATACAGCATTTTGGACAGTGAAAAAGATCACCTAGAAACAAGCTTTAAAAGTCATATTGTAATTTGTTTTCATACAAATTTCATTATTCCATTAGTTTGACACAGAaacagcagagggaaaaaaacctgtcaGTATCTAAACAGCAGTTTGAACTGCTGcctgctgcattcccagcactcatgcagcagcagtagcagcagACCAGCTGCCCCTTGCTCAGGTTGCCTCAGCACAATTAGCTTTACAAAGCCCAGCATCCTGCTCTACACTCCTGCAGGCAGAGCCGAGTGGCTGCTCCCCTCCTTTGGCCACATCCCATGGTTATTGTCCTTATGGAAGTGTTGGTGATCCTTGGGTGTACGATTTGCTCACTCAACTCCTGGATTTTGTCACTTGTTTCTTAGCTGACAGGTCAGTTTGGCTGagtaaaatcacagaaaacaaaGGATGCATGGATGTGTGAGCCATTTCTTTGTGCATCTTTTTTTTATAGAGGAATGTTAAGGCAGCATAGGAGGGTCAAGCCTTTCTGCACACTTGTGGCATGTCATATGGGGGAGTGGCTGAACAGGGGCCGCTGATGCCATGCCCTGCTCTGATGTGTTTGTGTTGCTCTTGTTTCCAGGTGGGAGTCCTTAGTCTTAGTGCTGATGTATGTCATCTACATCTTTATAATGAAGTAAGTCAAATCTGTCCTCAGCTTATCTAAATTCTAAGGTTCCTTGCTCCCCTTGCCTCACCTAGCCCTTATAACAAGAAGAAACAACCTCCTCctgccagaggaggtttagcTTGGCTgttagggaaaatttcttcaccaaaaggtTTGTCAGGTGcaggaacaggctgtccaggcCAGTGGTGGAATCACTATCCCTGAAGGGGTTTAAAAGAGTGTAAAATGGTGCTTAAGGACATGGCTTAGAAGTGTGCTTGGCAGTGCTGAATTAacattggacttgatgattgtggaggttttttccaactTAGACTGTCCTGTGAATCTGTGCTTTACGGATCTTGTCCTGTGTGAACTGACCAAGCCTAATGCAGCAAACCTGTGGCAGAAACCTGGATCTGTCCTCAGGTCCCACCAAACCGTCTCTTCTGGCTTCACTGTAGCATCCCTACTCGGAAATGAGCAGGAGTGAGATTCCAGTCTACTTTTCATGGGCACGAAGCTCTGCAGCAGTTCTTGCTTGCCTGGAGATCGTGATAAAACCACAGCACAGTCTACCTGTTTGACTTCTTCCACACAAGTTCTTGCTAGTAAAACTGGTCTGTTCTGCAGTTTGGTTCACCTCCTCCTGTCTTGTTTTCAAAAGCCAGTGGAAAGGAAACCCAGATTCAAACTGGAACATTCAACAAAACCTTCCAGCTGCCAAACACACCAGTGGTCTTTTCTCCACAAGTAAGACTAGAGATTTGTTTTGAAATGATGAATAGAGTAATATTGTGAGAGCGGTTCTCAGTTAGAATAGCAAAACACTCAGGCTGGCTGAAGGGAACACAAGTCAGAATTCATCTATTAATTAGAAATTTTGACATGGAGGGTAGCTTTTTACTCTTTGAACAATTAAATGACCAGCAAGACAGTTGTAAtgtgtgcaattttttttttttttttttttttttaaacaacctTGTAATGTGAACAGACTTTTTGGACCTGTTTGGATATAGCTTGAAAGGTTGTCAGCCTAGTTAGAGACTTTTGCCAGGTGTTTATAGGGGTCTACCCTTGCCTCTGAGTGTCATGGGGAGAGCCTTGGCTCATATTTGTGTCAGCTCCCAGATGCTCCAAGAAGCAAGGATTATTCTCCACCCCTGCCAAAGCTGAGATGAATTTAGCATAAGGTGATGTGTTTCTGGGTTGAGTCCTCTCAGTAAGATAATGCTGATCATCAGGTGTGATTGTATGATAAAAAAATATACTTGGATGATGACAAGCTAAGATTACTCATGATACATGAGTAGAATATTCATCACACCTAACACGTAAGCATGCATGTCATTCAAGATCCATGGCTTCTATCTTTCATAGCTTTCTGGGTATAGAGAGATTGTGTGATGTACAATTtagctggagctctgggatccTCAAAACCAGAGGAGTTTTATTCCTACCCTTAGCTGTACTGCACAGGATACAAGTCTAGGAAAAGAAGACTGTCAAAAATTAAAGGTACATcctgagtttgttttgtttgtgcaGGTACAACTCAACCATACATCACTTCTTTGAGAAGAAGACAAAAAGCCCTGCAAATATGGTTAATGGTTTAGCAAGTAACACAGAAATGGATGACAACAGCAACTGTGATGCCACAGTGGTGTTACTAAAGAAAGGTAACTGTTCCAATAAATCATCCTGTCACTTGCATCATTCTGGATGTTCTCTTTCTGCTCACACGATGGGAGCCGCTCCTCGCTTGTAAAATAGGAGGGGGTGGGTGGTCCTTTTGGAACCCCTCTCCCAGATGGGGGACACAGGGTGGTGATCCCAGCCACCACAACCTATGCCACTGAAGGTGGCTGAGGCCTCTTGTGTCTAATTCTTGCTGCTGGACAAGTTGCTTGGCTGCCAGGACTTCTTCAGGCCCAGGGGCTGCTTATCTAGCCTGTTACAGCCATTTTAATTCCTTCTGTACTGCTACTTTGCACCGAAGTTGCCCATTTACAGCATGTCCAGTTAAAATTAACTCCACTCCAAAGGGACATTAACTGAGCAAGAAAAAAGACCCTACTTAGACCAGTGAACACTTATCCCCAGTGAAGGAAGGGTGAGGACTATGTGTGGGTCTGGGTACTGTGCTCTTACTGCACATGCTGGCTTTACCATGCCCAGCTTTTCCATATAAGTGATCTTTAGGGGTATTTCACTTTGGCTGAAATCTGTTCCAGTTTGACTTTAGTCATGATCATGTATAAAAATGGTTGTATTtcttcagcttaaaaaaaattcccccatCCCATAGCTCAGCAACAGCTGTTCAATGTCTGCATTTGCAAGGAAGTCCTAAACTGTGTTCACAGTggatttattttgtctttaaaacaGTCAACAAGCATGTGCAGTATCTGCTTGGGATGCACATGTATCTGTTCTCAGGAATAATATCTCCTGTTTTCCTGAGGCACTGACTTATGCTGAGAAGAAGCTCCAACTTGTCAAAATTAGTCCTGGTCTCTGACCACAGATGGGCTGCCTTTTTTGTTTAGCTAGTCTATCAAAAtccccaaccaaccaaccaacaaaccaaccaaaaatagGTGTCTTTTCCTGCAAATGGAGCTTGAGAGGCATAGTTTGTATACAATAAGCAGTTAAACATGAATTGTAGTGGGGTTTATTTGCACTAGCAAACGAGTCTGCCAGCTCTCAGTTTACAGGCCTGTTGCAGAACGAAGGTTGTCAGCAGTGCTGTGCACTCTGATTTGGGGAAGCTGTTTTTTTGGGGATGGCTCTCTGTCACCTGGAGCTCTCCATAGCAGAACTATGCTGGCACTTCTGTACCAGGAAAGCTGGACTGGGAAAACTCAGTGAGCACAATCTCAGACCTTGCACATCCAAACTTTACCCAATGGCCTCAGGTTAGTTCTGTTTGTGGGATTTGGTTTAAATGTTCCCCCAATGGGTTTTTTGCATACTCTGCTGATTACTTTTTGATTTGGACATTTGTGGTTACTCACACTGGACAAGGAAGGAATACAAAAGGATTGCTTCATCTTCTTGCAGATTGTTCCTGTATTTCCTTGGGACTGGGCCATGGGAGACCTGAAGAGCcaagtggtgctgctttgcatcCCAGCCTGGGATACAGGGCCACCAACAGCACCTGCTGTAATTGGGTGCTTGGGAGTTTCAGGCACTGTTTGTCTTCTGAGGCCTTTTCTGAAACCTTTTCTGAACAGAGGACCAAAAAGTCTGAAACAGAAAGGTTTCTGTGTTTGGCAGTTTTTCCAGGTGCCATTCAACAAGTGCCAGTTGGAAAGACTCACAAGGAAAAGCTGTGTGGTTGgcttttgttgttggtttgcatttttatttttttaatacagaggACCTCACATATCTACCCTATTCCATGGAAGCctcagtaggaaaaaaaaattaacataaagGCCGAGGAGATAGTCTTCTGTAAGACTAACAGTGATATTTAAAAATGGTAATGGCACAAAGCATTTGCCAGTGTTTAACACTGGTTTTAATAAACATGTGGAGAAGTGTGTTGGATAAGGCCTCAGGTTTCCCTGCTGCCAAGTCCCAGTCCTGGCACAGAATTCACAGCCCAAGGTGTCATCTGGGTGACGGAAGAATGAACCTCAGAGGCAGTAGGCATCGGCACTGTGCTCCAGGTGGAGCATGATCAGGGACCTGCCTCTGTCTCCCTGTCCCTTTCTCCCACACTGTGGATTGCTCTGGCACATGCAGTTGCTGCTGGATTTGGTGGCAGTTCCCAGCTATGAGCTGCAAGCCCAGAGTGCAGGAACATTCTTTTCATTTGTGTTGGTACCTTGAAGGAGCACATTTAGCGGTGGATGAGGACAATACCCTCACAGAAATGCAGGTTGCAACTGGAAGTAAGTGTCTTGGTGGGATAGCTGCTGTTGAAGCAGTGGTGCGTCGAACACAAGCCTGTGATGAACTGTGCAGAGCAGATTTAATTCTCTGTAAGGAGCATAAGTGGTCATACTATGTTGACAATTTACTTAAAAACAGGAACATAAGATGTGTAGAAGGCAGAAATTAAGGACAGATGAGGCCTGTTTTGAATTATGTAGCTGAAGGAATGGTTCTTACAGAGAACTTCTGGAACACTTAGGTTCATTCCTCTTAGAGCCACATAGAGCAGGGGGAGAGACTGCTGGAAGAAGGCCTCAATTTGTTTTTGTTCCTTGGCTGCAGGAAATTTCCACCGTAAAGCCTCTGTGATCATGGTTGATGAGCTGCTTTCTGCCTACCCACACCAGCTTTCATTTTCCGAGGCTGGGCTCCGGATCATGATAACCAGCCATTTCCCTCCCAAAACACGTCTCTCCATGGCCAGCCGCATGTTAATCAATGAGGTGTGTCTTTTATCTCCCCCACCTGTCTTACTTCTTCTGAATTTGCATTTTCCTGTAGCAGTGTTTAGCTTGAAATGCAACTGGTGTTTCTTCTGGATCCCTGATAGCGCTCTCCCAAATTTTATCCTTCTGCCACTGACTTCACTGAACATGCCTTGCTCTCTGTGCCGCTGGAGATAACTATGTAGCTGTAGCTCACAGGAGGTGCCCTCtgcatagatttttttaataatatggtACTACCCTGAGACAGTGCTTAGTGTGTCACTGGTCTTGGAGTACTCCTGGAGTCAATTCCACAGCCACTGGACCTTCACTTGTAAAAGTTGTGGATGTGAGATTTTTCTAGTGGTCTGCAAGCAAGCATCATGTTGTATCTGTTGAAAatcattctttttccttttaaagacaattttttaaagaattctaCACACCTCTCTTTCTCTGTTCCTCCCTTTTGCTTAAAACCcctcaaatttaaaaaaatcttactttTCAACAAGACTGCCTTTATTTACAGAGACAGAGGCTGATCAACAGCAGGACTTACACCAACAGTGAGTCAGAAGTAGCAATCAAAATACCCATCAAGCACGTGGTGGAGAATGGAACAGGCCCCAGCAATTCTGCTGAGTGTGGTGTGAGCGGCACACGGCGGGATGAGGATGTGGCTGAGGCTAGGAATGAGAATGAGAATGAGGATAACGAGAACAATGAAAACGACGAGGAAGAAGAAGATGATGACGATGATGACGATGACTATGAAGGGCCATACACACCTTTTGACCTACCCAGTAAGAAGCTCCTGCTTTTGTGTGGTGTTTGTTTGGATATGCTGGAAAGCACTGCAGGTTGATGTAGGGGGAGAAGTGTCTCTCAGAGCTTCCATCAGCTTTcactttgcagtgaggctcctggCCACATGTAAAAGAGATGGGGAactgggaagcagcaggaacCTCTCAGGGTGCAGATTCCTGAGGTTGGGCACAGTGCTACTGCAGCTCCTGTGTTGGCACTGTGCTGTTGTTACAGGGGAGACACAGCAATCTCCACAATGTGGGTTCTGCCCCCAAAACATGGCTCACCCCCTGGAGAGATGGATCTCTGCTCACTGTGGAGGAAGTTGAGGGTggctgggctgctggcaaggagCTGAGTGAAGATCAGATATGTCCATGGCTAAGACATACCTTTGCTGGGAGGTTAGGTGTGCTCTTACCTCACTTGGACAATGCAGTACTGATGTGGGCAAGGCACTAGTGATACTGATGTGAGGCAGAGACACAGGGTGGTCCTGAGTGCCTCTGCTTTGCTGCTGTTCACTAGTCACTGCTACAGTGCTTCTCGCTCTATATGGAGGGCTTAGAAAGTCAGAGCAGCTGCATGACTCGTGAGGACCTACGTGTGCCTcaggctgctgagcactgcACCTGCAGGATGGAGATCTCCTTTTAGCCTAGTGCTTCTTACCACATCAGGGCTGTGGTCCTGGGATGATCATAACATATCCTGCCTTTGAGTCACAGTTGCCATAGCTGGCAAGATTTGCTGTGTTGCAGATGAGCTGGAATACTGTAGGGAGTGGTCCTGCCCTTTGCAGGCAAGGTACAATTTTGGGAACTCCTGTTCAGGTCTCACTCAAACAGCATTTCTGTAGTTTGAGTGAGGAAAAGACCTGAGCCTTAAAGAGAGTAGTTTAGATGTCCTATGGACTTCCATAGTATGTGAAAGGCTGGCACAGACCTCTCGAGATCTCTGGTTCCAaaccctgctcagagcaggtcCTCCTCCAAGCCTGTATCCAGTTAAGTTTTATTACCTATAAGGATGGACATCCCACAGATTTTTGAATACCTGTTCCAATGTTTGACCACCCCAGtaggaaaaatgagaaaacgCACAACTTAATGTACTGTCTGTTCTGAATTTCCCTTATTGGAAGTTGAGTCAATTTGCTCTTGTAATTCCCTTGTGCAAGGAATTTTGTAATTCCCTTGTGAAGGGCCTGCCTCCATCTTTTCTGTACCCTCTCATTAGGTGATTTAAGGTGAATCAGATCTCTTTCTTGGACTTGCATTTTATGTGGCTTTGTAAGAACTTGGCTTGAGAGGACGGGGAGCACATATGGTCTGACCCATTACTTAAACTCTCAGGAAGGGCCTTCATACTCCTGTGCCTGTCTCTGACCTCCTATCTGCCATTACATCATTATCTTCTGAACAAGGAATGGCATGTTGGCATAACAGGCTGAGATGTCCCTGACATCTTGTTTGCACATGTTAGCATGTTAATGTTAATAGCATTCTGAAATACAGCAGACGTGTCTTGTGATTGTTTccctttgttttgttgtttggcaGCTGGCAAGATAGAAATGTTGAAGTGGGTCTTCACATGGCCCTTGAGTTTTGTCCTGTACTTCACAGTGCCCAATTGTAACAAACCCCACTTGGAAAAATGGTTCATGGTCACCTTTGCTTCTTCTACCCTGTGGATTGCAGCTTTTTCTTACATGATGGTGTGGATGGTACGTACCAAGTAACCCAGAAACCACTGcctgggagaagcagcagaagggGGTTTGGCAGTCTAGAGAAATGCATAGGAAGTTCTACACACCTGAATTTTCAGGTGAGAAACCTTAGGTTTGCTTCTATTTCTTTTGGATCTGTTCACactcagagaagaaaattaggggCCAGTAGCCATGGCCATTGAGCTTGATTTAGGGCTGGCATTTCATCCAGATTCTTTACCTTGGGCAACAATTACAGCTGCAGCAATGGAACGTCTCCTAGTCCTGCAGGGTAGTGTGAGGGGTGCTGAGTGACAATCTGGCCACAACAACTTTTCATTCTCTTGGAGCAAGCAAGCTCAAGAGACATGGAGTTGTGAATGATAACACTTTAAACTTAGCATTAACAATAGCATGACATTCAAATTCCTGCAGAACTAGAAACATAGGGTGGTTTTGTGTCTGCTTAGCTAGTATTTGTATATAATAATGTTTACAAACTTAATCTAAAATCAGGAGACAGTTACCCAGATTAGTATCAGGAAAACTGTGGATGAAATGTATGGAACAACTAACCTGAGAGAGTACACAGCAGGTGAGTGCTATCCCCTGCCAGCTGAGGAATATACCAAAAAAGCCTGTCACTGCCTCTATTTAAAGGAAGTGTGAGTTTGCACTGAGAGATACCCTCTCTCTCACAGCATCTTGCAGATTTGAGCCAAGTTGGTCTTTGGTCTTAATTCTTGTAAACAGCTTGACAGTTAATTTCATATTCTCCTTAGGTGACAATCATTGGGTATactctgggaattccagacGTAATCATGGGCATCACTTTCTTGGCAGCAGGAACCAGCGTGCCAGACTGCATGGCCAGCCTTATTGTGGCCAGGCAAGGTGGGTCATTGCAGGGATGGCATCCTGCTATGGAAGTGTGTCCTGACATTCTGCTTCTCTTCAGGTAGCACAGATGTTTCCTCAACATGAGAATATATAGAGTTCTTTCCACAAGCCTGGAatttaaaacaagaacaaagaatgaaataaattggGCTGCTATTGCAAAGCAGTTAACAAGTTCTCAACAGAAGTGTGAAACAAATTCTGGCAGTATTGTCAACTTCAAGCCTTCCTCAATAATCAcagtaattttcttaatttgaaTATCAGTGGTATAGAAGTATTTAATGGCATAAGAATCTTTCAGGTCAACTTCcagcttttcttctcagttGTAAGGACTGGAAGATGCTActgtttttaaggaaaacagCTCCCCCATATCTGTGGCCTGAGCAACAGATGTGTTAAGAGGAAAGACAAGTAGCCAGTACTGCTTTATGGGAGCAAAATCAATGGCTCATCACTGAAATAAGCAGCTGCTGAACAGACAACTCAAAGACCTTTTGCAATCAATCCAGTACAGAAGCTCATGTGTCATGGTCACAGTAAAAGGTCAAAAGTCCCCCTGAATATGGCACCAGAGAACTGGCAGGTCATAGCCAGCACAGCGAGTTCCCTCAGCAGCAGAGGATTAGTGGAGGAGAATTCTCAGATGATCCTGGAATGTGGATTAAGCCCCTTTAAGCCTGCTGTCCTTGTATGATGGGGGGGCAAAGGGAAGAGAGGGAGTGAGGGGCATCTTCCATAAATCTTGGCCTTAATCGGGGGAAATTGTCTGGATTACCTCAGATTAACGCTGCAGGACTTTTCTGAGATACGTCTGAGTGTATGTGGTTTTCATTCCTGCAGGTATGGGGGATATGGCCGTGTCCAACTCCATCGGAAGCAATgtttttgatattttaattgGCCTAGGCCTTCCATGGGCTTTGCAGAACCTAGCAGTGAATTATGGATCATACGTAAGTCCTACATTTGTTTACATCATTgttactatttatttatttatttatttatttatttatctatctagttatttatttagttattaatttatttttaataagccAGTTCtatatagggaaaaaaaaagcccaaaattctatggatttttttttgaaaaacaagTAATTTTCTCTGTTATGGTTATGGGAGAAGTAGAAATTAATTGTCACTGGACATTTCCCATCCTTTTGAGTACAAGTACTTCCATTTCTTCCTTGCAGACAGAAGTCTGTGCTGAAGTAAGCTACCTTACTAGAGTGCACTGGATTTTTATACTcttgaatatattaaaaataagaatgaCCCTATCTTTAATAAGGCAGAGGGGATAAACACACCAGTGAAATATAAAATGTAGATGAGATATGTAGGGCTTTCGCTAAGAAAAATTCTGGCATTACTAAACTGTTAACACACTGCAAAGTGAAGGAAACTGTTAAATAATTGGATGTTTCAGAGCATGACAATCAGCACGAAActctgcagagctttcctgtATAAGACAAAACTACCAAACACCAATGAACTTATCTTTTACTTTCCCAAGTGATAAAAGAGCCAACCTCTGCCCCAGAGTTGCTGCAAGGCTCCTTCTGAGAAGTAAAAGCAGGAGATGCCACAGAGTTCTAGAGGGAAGTTGCTGTGGTGATTGTTGTTACCTGGACACCACTCAGACAGCAGTGTAGGGCAGAGAGAGGACTGTTGATTACAGTCACTGAGTGAATGCAAAGATAAAAGGCAGGAGAATGCCAGAACTGCTGAGCTTGACAAGTTCCTCTGGAGATTGTCTAGTCCCCAGCCTTCTGCTCAAAGCTGGGTCAGCTAGAGCAGAATGCTTAGGACCTTGTCCTGTTGGGTCTTGGGTACATCCAAGGATGGAGTCTGCACAGACACTCTCAGCagtctgctttgttttttaaccACTCTTGACACTCAAAAGCATTCTTATCTTATAATGggatttctgtatttaaaattgTGTGGTTCCTCTTGTCCTTTCAATGGATATCACTCAGAAGAGTCTGGCTGCACCTTCTCTGCGTTCTCCCATCAGGTATTTATGCACATGGCTAAGATTCCCCCTGAATCTtctcttctctaggctgaacagTCACAGCTCTTTCAGCCTCTCTGTATGTCAGATGCTGCCATCCCTTAAATCTTCCTTGTGGTCCTTTACTGGACTTGCTCCAAGAAGTGCATATCTTCCTTGCATTGAGGAGCACAGAACTGGACCAAACACTTCAGATGTTAACAGAGAAGGATCATCTTTCCTTACTGGTAACAATTCTCCTGACGTCACTCAGGACGCTGTTGATTGTTCACTTCAGCTTGGTGTTCACCAAGATCAACAGGTCTTTCTTGGccaagctgctttccagctggtCAGCCCCATGCTGATATGTG encodes:
- the SLC24A3 gene encoding sodium/potassium/calcium exchanger 3 codes for the protein MGAPGTAAERRRQGRLLRGQRCALCALCALALLLASCAAGRGGYDALSYSVGNGDKWSGRQLLQAHEKNVTDFPEDGGQLYIRNCTEPALHEFPNDIFTNEDRRHGAVVLHILCAMYMFYALAIVCDDFFVPSLEKICERLHLSEDVAGATFMAAGSSAPELFTSVIGVFITKGDVGVGTIVGSAVFNILCIIGMCGLFAGQVVALSSWSLLRDSIYYTLSVVALIVFIYDERVSWWESLVLVLMYVIYIFIMKYNSTIHHFFEKKTKSPANMVNGLASNTEMDDNSNCDATVVLLKKGNFHRKASVIMVDELLSAYPHQLSFSEAGLRIMITSHFPPKTRLSMASRMLINERQRLINSRTYTNSESEVAIKIPIKHVVENGTGPSNSAECGVSGTRRDEDVAEARNENENEDNENNENDEEEEDDDDDDDDYEGPYTPFDLPTGKIEMLKWVFTWPLSFVLYFTVPNCNKPHLEKWFMVTFASSTLWIAAFSYMMVWMVTIIGYTLGIPDVIMGITFLAAGTSVPDCMASLIVARQGMGDMAVSNSIGSNVFDILIGLGLPWALQNLAVNYGSYIRLNSRGLIYSVGLLLASVFVTVFGVHMNKWKLDKKLGCVCLFLYGIFLCFSIMTEFNVFTFVNLPMCRDH